Proteins from one Mesorhizobium sp. M9A.F.Ca.ET.002.03.1.2 genomic window:
- a CDS encoding LacI family DNA-binding transcriptional regulator: MRSTLTDVAREAGVSPATVDRVLNNRAGVRARTREVVLETAQRLGYIAENSNGPTPRNALPGDVIRLDFALPAGTNSFIKMLHRHIEAQAQSRPDLDVRVATIEGFNPDRLARLLQDLHGQTQGVGVIALDHPTVREAIRSLSASGVKVVTIASDILHVPRVAYIGIDNRAAGRLAGYLLNRFMGAGHPGKVALFAGSLSYRGHEEREMGFRHILTEESPNLQIVEMREMLDDREKAYSEASALLDRHPDLAAIYNVGAGNTGIARALKERGRALSTVFLGHEVTEGTKDLLLDGTLDAVIDQNPRVEAREALNALTHAVRSLPYELHQPRLQVIFKESIPEI, encoded by the coding sequence GTGCGGTCCACCCTGACAGACGTAGCTCGGGAAGCCGGCGTTTCACCCGCCACGGTCGACCGTGTGCTCAACAACCGCGCCGGGGTCAGGGCGCGCACCCGCGAAGTCGTGCTCGAAACGGCGCAGCGGCTTGGCTATATCGCGGAGAATTCGAACGGCCCGACCCCGCGCAACGCGCTGCCCGGCGATGTCATACGGCTCGACTTCGCCCTGCCCGCCGGCACCAATTCCTTCATCAAGATGCTGCACCGTCACATCGAAGCACAGGCGCAGTCGCGGCCCGATCTCGATGTGCGCGTCGCCACCATCGAAGGCTTCAATCCAGACCGGCTTGCCCGGCTGCTGCAGGATTTGCACGGCCAGACGCAAGGCGTCGGCGTCATCGCGCTCGACCATCCGACGGTCCGCGAGGCGATCCGCTCGCTGTCGGCCAGCGGCGTCAAGGTCGTCACCATCGCGTCCGACATCCTGCATGTGCCCAGGGTTGCCTATATCGGCATCGACAATCGCGCCGCCGGCCGCCTCGCCGGCTATCTGCTCAACCGCTTCATGGGCGCCGGTCATCCGGGTAAAGTCGCGCTGTTCGCCGGCTCGCTCTCCTATCGCGGCCATGAGGAGCGCGAGATGGGCTTCCGCCACATCCTGACGGAAGAATCGCCCAACCTGCAGATCGTCGAGATGCGCGAGATGCTCGACGATCGGGAAAAGGCCTATTCAGAGGCCTCCGCGCTGCTGGACCGGCACCCGGACCTGGCTGCAATCTACAATGTCGGGGCCGGCAACACCGGCATCGCCCGCGCGCTCAAGGAGCGAGGGCGTGCGCTGTCGACGGTGTTCCTTGGCCATGAGGTGACGGAAGGCACCAAGGACCTTCTGCTCGACGGCACGCTCGATGCGGTCATCGACCAGAACCCCCGCGTCGAGGCGCGCGAAGCGCTCAACGCGTTGACCCATGCGGTCAGGAGCTTGCCTTACGAATTGCACCAGCCGAGGCTGCAGGTGATCTTTAAGGAGAGCATCCCGGAGATCTGA
- a CDS encoding DUF126 domain-containing protein gives MKGLEKSILKRAGTFQLAGEAEGSALVLSQALSFWGGVNVETGDIIDHSHPDLGNNIAGKILVMASGRGSSSSSSVLAEAIRRGTAPAGILLERPDPILAVGAIVAEFLYGIGMPLVVCDTSGIVSGDRIEIGMAEGTHAVIRTAGVPPERTGSGGAPAPATGDIEGST, from the coding sequence GTGAAAGGGCTGGAAAAGTCAATCTTGAAGAGAGCGGGCACGTTCCAGCTTGCCGGCGAGGCGGAAGGCTCGGCGCTGGTACTGTCGCAAGCGCTTAGTTTCTGGGGCGGCGTGAATGTCGAAACAGGCGACATCATCGACCATTCCCATCCGGATCTGGGCAATAATATCGCCGGCAAGATCCTGGTCATGGCGTCCGGGCGCGGCTCGTCATCCTCGTCTTCGGTCCTGGCCGAGGCGATTCGGAGGGGCACGGCGCCGGCCGGCATCCTGCTGGAGCGGCCGGACCCGATCCTTGCCGTCGGCGCCATCGTCGCCGAGTTCCTCTACGGTATCGGCATGCCGCTGGTCGTCTGCGACACATCCGGCATTGTTTCCGGCGACCGGATCGAGATCGGCATGGCCGAGGGCACGCACGCGGTAATCAGGACGGCCGGCGTTCCGCCTGAGCGGACTGGGTCGGGTGGCGCGCCGGCGCCGGCGACCGGCGACATCGAGGGCAGCACTTGA
- a CDS encoding aconitase X produces the protein MTLELSAGDQSMLQGEHGPAVAAAMKILVAFSNAVGAQRLLDIAGAHIDGCLYHGKAGLDFVERLVEGGGRVKVPTTLNVGSFDLIHPGLVKMPPSQEAPARRLMKAHLELGCQATFTCAPYQTRFRPGFGEQIAWGESNAIVFANSVIGARTNRYGDFIDLCCAITGRAPAWGLHLDENRRGRILFELAGAALEPSDALFVGVGLIIGQASGDRVPVISGLLAPRDEDQLKALGAAAATTGAVALFHAVGITPEAKTLDEALHGMAPQETIQISRADIDHALAGLSNIPDGAPLSAVSLGTPHFSHEEWMRLLPLLREVAPGRGIPIYVNTGRATLRRLQDEGALAGIKAFGLVPVTDTCTYVTSILEQLDGAVMTNSGKWAHYAPGNIGVSVTFGDMEDCVRSAAAGRVVRGAR, from the coding sequence ATGACGCTTGAACTGAGTGCGGGCGACCAGTCGATGCTGCAGGGCGAGCACGGTCCGGCCGTGGCCGCCGCGATGAAGATCCTTGTCGCCTTCTCCAACGCGGTCGGGGCGCAGAGGCTGCTGGACATTGCTGGAGCCCATATCGACGGCTGTCTCTACCACGGCAAGGCCGGCCTTGATTTCGTTGAGCGGCTTGTCGAGGGCGGTGGCCGGGTCAAGGTGCCGACAACGCTCAATGTCGGATCGTTCGACCTCATCCATCCTGGCCTGGTGAAGATGCCGCCGTCGCAAGAGGCGCCGGCGCGCCGGCTGATGAAGGCGCATCTGGAACTCGGTTGCCAGGCGACCTTCACCTGCGCGCCCTATCAGACGCGGTTCCGGCCGGGTTTCGGCGAGCAGATCGCCTGGGGCGAGTCCAACGCCATCGTCTTCGCCAATTCGGTGATCGGTGCGCGAACCAACCGCTATGGCGATTTCATCGACCTGTGCTGCGCGATCACCGGGCGCGCGCCGGCTTGGGGGCTGCATCTCGATGAGAACCGGCGCGGCCGGATCCTGTTCGAACTGGCCGGCGCTGCTCTCGAACCGAGCGATGCTCTGTTCGTCGGCGTCGGGCTGATCATCGGGCAAGCGAGTGGCGACCGCGTTCCGGTGATATCGGGCCTGCTGGCGCCGCGCGACGAAGACCAGCTGAAGGCGCTGGGCGCGGCGGCGGCAACGACGGGCGCCGTGGCGCTGTTTCATGCGGTGGGCATCACGCCGGAAGCAAAGACGCTCGACGAGGCGTTGCACGGCATGGCGCCACAGGAGACGATCCAGATCTCGCGCGCCGATATCGACCATGCGCTCGCCGGACTGTCCAACATCCCCGACGGTGCGCCGCTCTCGGCGGTATCGCTCGGCACGCCGCATTTCTCCCACGAGGAGTGGATGCGCCTGTTGCCGCTGCTGCGCGAGGTCGCGCCGGGCAGGGGCATCCCCATCTATGTCAACACCGGACGTGCCACGCTGAGACGATTGCAGGACGAGGGCGCGCTGGCCGGCATCAAGGCGTTCGGCCTGGTTCCTGTCACCGACACCTGCACCTATGTCACGTCGATCCTTGAGCAACTCGACGGCGCGGTGATGACCAATTCCGGTAAATGGGCGCATTATGCGCCTGGCAATATTGGTGTGTCGGTGACGTTCGGCGACATGGAAGATTGCGTCCGCTCGGCAGCGGCCGGCCGGGTCGTGCGAGGCGCGCGGTGA
- a CDS encoding ABC transporter ATP-binding protein, which produces MAGVQVSNVSRSFGAHKALDDVSIDFADGGFYALLGPSGSGKTTLLRQIAGFDFPDSGRIAIGGESVERVPVEKRRIGMVFQNYALFPNMSVADNIAFGLSVRGEAKATIASEVQRALDLVQLGKLGGRRPHQLSGGQRQRVALARAIVTKPRVLLLDEPLGALDKALRVDMQIELKRIQREIGITTIFVTHDQEEALTMSDRIGILRDGRLVQEGSPEEIYDRPKCEFAATFLGDANIFRGDTTGTGIRLADGTAIAAAGAGASLTAGAKASCAVRPERIRIAADAGTSDPNANMLRGQVSKRIFAGNSSTYFVERDGQILKVIVQNTGIERLAEGQEVVLRWSPESTVLIAAG; this is translated from the coding sequence ATGGCCGGCGTGCAGGTATCGAATGTGTCGCGCAGTTTCGGGGCGCACAAGGCGCTGGACGACGTCTCCATCGATTTCGCCGATGGCGGGTTCTATGCGCTGCTCGGGCCGTCGGGCAGCGGCAAGACCACGCTGCTCAGGCAGATCGCGGGTTTCGATTTTCCCGACTCCGGCCGCATCGCGATCGGCGGCGAGAGCGTCGAGCGGGTGCCGGTCGAGAAGCGGCGCATCGGCATGGTGTTCCAGAACTATGCGCTGTTTCCCAACATGAGCGTGGCCGACAATATCGCCTTCGGCCTGTCGGTGCGCGGCGAAGCCAAGGCAACGATAGCCAGCGAGGTACAGCGCGCGCTCGACCTTGTGCAACTCGGCAAGCTCGGTGGCCGCCGGCCGCACCAGCTGTCCGGCGGCCAGCGCCAACGGGTGGCGCTCGCCCGCGCGATCGTCACCAAGCCGCGCGTACTTTTGCTCGACGAGCCGCTGGGTGCGCTCGACAAGGCGCTGCGCGTCGACATGCAGATCGAGCTGAAGCGCATCCAGCGCGAGATCGGCATCACCACCATCTTCGTCACCCACGACCAGGAAGAGGCGCTGACGATGAGCGACCGCATCGGCATCCTGCGCGACGGCAGGCTGGTGCAGGAAGGGTCGCCTGAGGAGATCTACGACAGGCCGAAGTGCGAGTTCGCCGCCACCTTCCTCGGCGACGCCAACATCTTTCGCGGCGACACCACCGGCACAGGCATTCGCTTGGCCGACGGCACGGCGATCGCCGCCGCCGGGGCGGGCGCATCGCTTACCGCCGGTGCCAAGGCCAGCTGCGCGGTGCGGCCCGAACGCATCCGCATCGCCGCCGATGCCGGGACTTCTGATCCGAACGCCAATATGCTACGGGGCCAGGTTTCCAAGCGCATCTTCGCCGGCAACAGCAGCACCTATTTCGTCGAGCGTGACGGGCAAATCCTCAAGGTCATCGTGCAAAACACAGGCATTGAAAGATTGGCGGAAGGACAAGAGGTGGTGCTGCGCTGGTCGCCGGAGAGCACGGTGCTGATCGCCGCGGGCTAG
- a CDS encoding ABC transporter permease, whose amino-acid sequence MATTRILEWLGRLYIWLLLAFLYLPIIIMALMSFNVSPFYQLPLEWTTEWYASLWQNDQLISATWNSVRIAVITTVICTVLGTAASLALYRYDFPGKKFLQALLFPPIAIPWLITGTAMLIFFFGVGIGRGLFAILLGHVALALPYVIVVVSARLQTFAPDLEEAARSLGANRWQVTSRVTLPWTMPGVIAGGLFAFAVSFDQFVVSYFLSTPGQTTLPVEIYAAIRKGFTPEINAVSTIIIVVSMALMLLTARFFKFGGEK is encoded by the coding sequence ATGGCGACGACGCGTATCCTGGAATGGCTCGGGCGCCTCTACATCTGGCTGCTGCTCGCCTTCCTCTATTTGCCAATCATCATCATGGCGCTGATGTCGTTCAACGTCTCGCCATTCTACCAGCTGCCGCTCGAATGGACGACGGAGTGGTACGCTTCGCTATGGCAAAACGACCAGCTGATCTCGGCAACCTGGAACAGCGTCAGGATCGCGGTCATCACCACCGTCATTTGCACGGTGCTTGGGACGGCGGCATCGCTGGCACTCTATCGTTACGACTTCCCAGGCAAGAAATTCCTGCAGGCGCTGTTGTTTCCGCCGATCGCCATTCCGTGGCTGATCACCGGCACGGCGATGCTGATCTTCTTCTTCGGCGTCGGCATCGGACGGGGGCTGTTTGCAATCCTGCTCGGCCACGTGGCGCTGGCGCTGCCCTACGTCATCGTCGTCGTCTCTGCCCGGCTGCAGACCTTTGCGCCGGACCTGGAAGAGGCGGCGCGCTCACTCGGCGCCAACCGGTGGCAGGTGACTTCGCGCGTGACGCTGCCCTGGACCATGCCCGGCGTCATTGCCGGCGGGCTGTTCGCCTTTGCCGTGTCGTTCGACCAGTTCGTGGTGTCCTACTTCCTGTCGACGCCGGGCCAGACGACGTTGCCGGTCGAAATCTATGCCGCGATCCGCAAGGGCTTCACGCCCGAGATCAATGCGGTCTCGACGATCATCATCGTCGTGTCGATGGCGCTGATGCTGCTTACGGCACGGTTCTTCAAATTCGGCGGAGAAAAATAA
- a CDS encoding ABC transporter permease, whose protein sequence is MAGQVAVGSRSGLRSALPLLLPAYLWLTVAIFLPLSAMVFFSFMTELPLSGKAWAFTLDNYTTFFSQGLYWTLLLASLRLGLEVTLWCVVIGYPAAYVLAKVLKGRSREAIFLLVILPFWSNGLVRIFSWAMVLREGGILDTALNAVLPFKINIDLMYSYPAVIIGLVHSYVPYMVLTCYLTLQAIDDSLIEAGRSLGASRLQMLKRVIMPLSMPGLVAGAALVFVPVVGSFMEPRILGGRTGTFYGTIIEDQFVAVFNWPLGAALSFILLAVVLIILAVASPVLRRAA, encoded by the coding sequence ATGGCCGGACAAGTCGCGGTCGGTTCGAGGAGCGGATTGCGATCGGCTTTGCCTTTGCTCCTGCCTGCCTATCTCTGGCTGACGGTGGCGATCTTCCTGCCGCTGTCGGCCATGGTCTTCTTCTCGTTCATGACGGAGCTGCCGCTGTCGGGGAAGGCGTGGGCGTTTACGCTCGACAATTACACGACCTTCTTCTCGCAAGGCCTCTACTGGACGCTGCTTCTGGCGTCGCTCAGGCTCGGGCTCGAGGTGACGCTGTGGTGCGTTGTCATCGGCTATCCCGCGGCTTATGTGCTGGCCAAGGTGCTGAAGGGGCGCAGCCGCGAGGCGATCTTCCTGCTGGTCATCCTGCCGTTCTGGTCGAACGGGCTGGTGCGCATCTTCTCCTGGGCGATGGTGCTGCGCGAAGGCGGCATCCTCGACACGGCGCTCAACGCCGTGCTGCCGTTCAAGATCAACATCGACCTGATGTATTCCTATCCGGCGGTCATCATCGGGCTGGTGCACTCCTACGTGCCCTACATGGTGCTGACCTGCTACCTCACGCTGCAGGCGATCGACGATTCGCTGATCGAGGCAGGGCGTTCGCTCGGCGCCTCAAGGCTGCAGATGCTGAAACGGGTGATCATGCCGCTGTCAATGCCGGGGCTGGTCGCAGGTGCGGCGCTGGTCTTCGTTCCCGTCGTCGGCTCCTTCATGGAACCGCGCATCCTCGGCGGCCGTACCGGCACCTTCTATGGCACGATCATCGAGGACCAGTTCGTTGCCGTCTTCAACTGGCCGCTGGGCGCGGCGCTCTCGTTCATCCTGCTGGCCGTGGTGCTGATCATTCTGGCGGTGGCCTCGCCGGTGCTCAGGAGGGCCGCGTGA
- a CDS encoding ABC transporter substrate-binding protein, translating to MRMPKPTAFLTSIAVFASALTLAAKADEVNVLNWKGYGADEPWAIAAFEKATGNKVVNDFFNSEQEMLTKLRTNPGLYDVVMINAAFNDQAMAEKLIQPIDVSKIPNYADISPDKSGSPMLARDGKVYGVPWVWGLTALAINEKSFETPPTSITEMWNEARKGRVVIRDDAVEAVQFGAIATGQNINDIKDMEAVKAKLTSLMPQIKTFWSSENDWNQMVASNQIDIGTYWSGSADRAKTHFKLPVSLVIPQEGAVAWLDAFSIPVGAKNVAGAEAFINYMIDPGFYVEWVTKVGAPVSANTKAVEALPEDAFNRKVMGDPDVAKRIQFQAPITDAQREAYLALWQELKVDVK from the coding sequence ATGCGCATGCCCAAACCGACTGCTTTTCTGACGTCAATCGCCGTCTTCGCTTCTGCACTGACGTTGGCTGCCAAGGCCGACGAGGTGAATGTGCTCAACTGGAAGGGCTACGGCGCCGACGAGCCCTGGGCCATCGCGGCCTTCGAGAAGGCGACCGGCAACAAGGTCGTCAACGACTTCTTCAATTCTGAACAGGAAATGCTGACCAAGCTCAGGACCAATCCCGGCCTCTACGACGTCGTCATGATCAACGCCGCCTTCAACGACCAGGCGATGGCGGAAAAACTGATCCAGCCGATCGATGTCTCGAAGATTCCCAACTATGCCGACATCAGCCCGGACAAATCAGGATCGCCGATGCTCGCCCGCGACGGCAAGGTCTATGGCGTGCCATGGGTGTGGGGGCTAACCGCGCTCGCCATCAACGAGAAATCCTTCGAGACTCCGCCGACCAGCATCACCGAGATGTGGAACGAAGCTCGTAAGGGCCGCGTCGTCATCCGTGACGATGCCGTCGAAGCGGTCCAGTTCGGCGCCATCGCTACCGGCCAGAACATAAACGATATCAAAGACATGGAGGCGGTCAAGGCAAAGCTGACCTCGCTGATGCCGCAGATCAAGACGTTCTGGAGCTCGGAGAACGACTGGAACCAGATGGTCGCCTCCAACCAGATTGATATCGGCACCTACTGGAGCGGCTCGGCCGACCGCGCCAAGACGCACTTCAAGCTGCCGGTCTCGCTGGTCATCCCGCAGGAAGGCGCCGTCGCCTGGCTCGACGCCTTCTCCATTCCCGTCGGCGCCAAGAACGTTGCCGGCGCCGAGGCCTTCATCAACTACATGATCGATCCCGGCTTCTACGTCGAATGGGTCACCAAGGTTGGCGCGCCGGTGTCAGCCAATACCAAGGCGGTGGAGGCGCTTCCCGAAGACGCTTTCAACCGCAAGGTGATGGGCGATCCCGATGTCGCCAAGCGCATCCAGTTCCAGGCGCCGATCACCGACGCGCAGCGCGAGGCTTATCTGGCATTGTGGCAGGAGTTGAAGGTCGACGTGAAGTAG